ACACCCTTTAGCTTACTTCCTTGAAGCATTAGAAACAGTCTGTTTTATTAagatggttgttttatttttttttttaatttgagtaagATCTGAGAATTAAAAATGACAGATCTCACAATACAGTTAGATATATCAAGAACACAGATACCTGGCAGGAAATGATGCTATATAGGTAGCCTGGGACCACATCTTAAGGGTTATGTATGCCATTTCAAAAAGCAGGCCCTTATCCTGAAGTTAATGGGCAGTCCTGGAATATTCACAAGCAAGGAAGAGAAATGATCAGACCTACCTTCTACAGCAAAACTTACAGGTGATCATCCAACTTCCGTTTGAATATCTGTAGTTATAGAGTTCATTCTTTAATCTAGCTATTCCAGATGTTAGAAATTCTTCCTTCACTAAGTTGAAATCTTTCTTCTATAATGtcttgttgggttttgttttgttttgttttgttttgttttgttttgttttgttttggtaattcTGATCTCAAGAGAAACATAAGCcctctttttcttcatatataaaaacaaggaTGTGAACTAGATGAACTAGGCAGGAAAGGGGTTTGAGGTCTACAATTCTGACATGAACTCCTTTTAAGTCAGCTGTTTTACCTCCTTCtaaaatcatttctcttttgttttctctaaaacaaaaatgagatccAACTCCATTCTAACAACCTCCTTATGACCAATATAGTGTGTTAGGACAATctgattcatctttgtatcctatGAAATGCCATGCACTctatccagaaataaaccctcacctATATGGTGAGGCACCCATGGCAgtaattttttggatatgacaccaaaggcacagacaaccaaagaaaataaagacaaactggactttataaaaattaaatttttgtgcatcaaaagacagtATCatcagagtaaaaaggcaaccgaGAGAATGGGAGCAAATGTTTGCAAATCCTAtctctgataaaggattaatatccagaatatgtagaGAACTagaagtcaacaacaacaacaaaaaaacatattcaaaaaacgggcaaaggacttgaatacacAACACTCCAAAGAAGATCTGcaaatggccaatgagcacatgaaaagatgctcaacatcaccaatcattagGGAAGTGcgaatcaaaagtacaatgagatgtcacctcacattCATTAGGATGTctactaccaaaaacaaaaacagggacatctgggtgtctcagctggttgagcatcggactttggctcaggtcatgatctcatggctcatgggttcaagccccgcgtcaggctttgcacagatagcgtggagcctgcttcgtattctccatcttcctctttctctgccccttccccactggtgcacacatgctctctctctctcaaaaataaaataaacattaaaagaaaaaacatagaaaacaatAAGTATTGGTGTGggtatggagaaattggaaccccatgagcattgttgatgggaaagtaaaatggtgcagccacagtggaaaacagtatagtggttcctcaaaaaattaaacatagaattaccatatgatccagcaattccacttctgagcaAACactcaaaggaattgaaagcagaggTTTATACActcatattcatagcagcattattcacaataactaaCAAGCaaaagcaatccaagtgtccattgacagatgaatggataagcaaattgtggtatatatacatacagtggaatattatttggccttcaaaaggaaggaaatattgatacatgctacaacatgaataaaccttGAAGACTTTGTGCCAAAtaaaataagccagccacaaaaaaaaaacaaaaacaaaaacaaatactgtgtgatcccAGTTATAGGGGGTACTTAAAGTAGCCAACTTCACagacagtagaatggtggttgccagaggttaggTGGAGAGGAGAATGAGGAGTTGTTTAGTAagtatggagtttcagttttgcaagatgaaaagagttctagaGATAGATGATGGTGATAGCTGCATGACCATAAAACTATACTTAgtactactgaactgtacacttgaaaatgatAAAGATGGTGACcttcatgttatgtgtattttagcacaattttttttaattgtaaaaaacggggtgcctgggtggctcagtcagttaagcattgagcttttgatctcagctcaggtcttgatctcagggtcatgaattcaagccacacattgggctctgtgctaggtgtgaagcctactaaataagtaaataaacaaacaaacaaataaatgtaaaaacagatATCATTCACTCTGATGAGTTCTGGAGCTGCAAAGCTCTCTTCCCTCAAAGAACTCTTAGAAATGTAAACAGATAATAATACAACATGATAATTGTCATAATAAGGATATGTATAAAGTATTATGAGGATACAAACAAGGGATAATAAGTTTTGCctgggagagaaaaataatttgttaggGAAAGAATGACCAATAAAGGTTTGTATAATAAATATCCTTGAAATGTCCTTATAGAGTGAAGGAGACTTAGCCatttagagaagaaaagcaagattAGAggagagaggcgcctgggtggctcagtcagttgatttgagcatccaactcttgacttcggctcaggtcatgatctcacagttcatgggttcgagccccacatcaggccctgcgctgacaacatggagcctgcttggggttctgtctccctctctctctctgcccccctcctgcttgctctctatctctctctcaacataaataaaactttaaaaggaaagattagaggagaaagaGGGCAGGGCATGTTGCAGAAACCTGCAAGCTGCTGGCACACTGGAAGGCAGTGTGACAGGAGATGACACTGGAGAGATGGGCAGGACCAGATCACAAGACCTGCAATACCATGCTAACCACTTGGGCTTAACCTGAAAGATAGTCCCTTAAAGGTTTTAACCAGGAGAATGACGTAGTATatcatatttgcatatttaaaaaaagattcatcagCAGTGTGTAGAAAAGAATAGAGGTGCCAAAATTGAAGTTAAGGAAAACAGTGAGGGGTTGTTGTAGAAAATCaggtgagaggggcgcctgggtggcgcagtcggttaagcgtccgacttcagccaggtcacgatctcgcggtccgtgagttcaagccccgcgtcaggctctgggctgatggctcagagcctggagcctgtttcccattctgtgtctccctctctctctgcccctccccccgttcatgctctgtctctgtcccaaaaataaataaacgttgaaaaaaaaattaaaaaaaaaaaagaaaatcaggtgaGAGATTATGAAAGTTTGCAATAAGCAGAGAAGTGAGAATGGATAAAAGGGACAGATTGGAAAGATATTACAGTGATAGGATCAATAAGTCTTAAATGACTTACCAGATATGTTGCGCGTGGTAGATGAGGGCTTTCATGTGAACTTGTCCAGGGAAGTTTCTCCAGTGCAAACTCTCAATAATGAGTAGTGGCTGCTGGTACACAGTTTAGGAAAAGAACCTAAAACTCAACTGAAgcataataagaaagaaagatgaattagTAATATCTGCCATGATGCAGAATGGGAGAGTCCAGCACATGACAGATACTTAGCATTCCTATTGTCAGgcaaaggaaacataaaaatgtacTTTGTGTTTTAAGGaatacataggggtgcctggctggctcagttggtagagtatgtgactctcaatctcagggtcgtgagttcaagccccatgttgggcatagagcttactttgaaaaaagagagaaagatggggcgcctgggtggctcagtcagttaagtggccgactttggttcaggtcatgatctctcggtctgtgagttcaagccccgcgtcgggctctgtgctgacaactcagagcctggagcctgtttcagattctgtgtctccctctctctgaccctcccctgttcatgctctgtctctccctgtctcaaaaataaataaaacgttaaaaaaaattttttttaaaaagagagagaaagagaatacatatggtgtatttccatttttttaagttaaagaacAGACAAACCTTTGTTGATGGAAGTCAAAATAGTGTAGATATGGACTAAGGGGGGTATAGGGGAGCCATCTAGAGTTTAGAAACGTTCTAGATTTTGAtcgtgtgtatacatacatgaaCAACcattgagttgtacacttaagTTTGGTGCTCCTTATTATATGAATGGTATACatcaataaaatgtgaaaaaaagttaATACGTGTTTAAGGAATGGCAAGTAGTCTGATGTAACATAgggtaaggaaggaaaaaaaaggttagcaGATTACTGGGACATAAAGTTGGAGAGGTAGAATAACAGTAGATTATGAAGGGACTTGAGAGCCATATTAAAGAGTTTGGACTTGAACCTGCAGGTGCTGGTGTTTTGAGGTAAGAGAAATATATGCTCATATCTCTATTTTGGCTGTAGATAATCTGGAGagaaaagatgcagagaaagatgaagagaaaatttagagagaaaaagatgtTTCTTTGACCCAGATAGGATCTCAGACCTTGTATCTTCTTGTCTAAAGGGATATCAATTTTATGACATCGAAAGGAAGAGAATCATGAAAatcatgaaaaggaagagaattcaAAAATTACCTGTGAAAGCACAGAGAGTGACTTTAATTcaaacttcaaatatttttgttatagatCTATCATAACCACATTGTAAAATTTCAAGCCTAAAGAAAAGTGGCATAAACTACCAATAAATCCACCACAGTATTATTAGCATTTTGATATACTGAAtttcctatgtctttttttttttttaaaacagttagCTCTTCAAGATAAGGCAGCTGGCTTATGCTGATAGGAGAGTACCAGGGGCTAGGTCAGATATGGAGAGGCATTGCCAAAAGTAGTCTCTGAGTATATTTTGGCCGGAGCAAGGCAGAATCTAAATGAAAACCAAGTCAGAAATACATGTCTAAAAAGAGGaagtaggggcatctggctggctcagttggtggagcacgcaactcttgatcttggggtggtgagtttgagctccactttGTCCATTTGCCAAGCCTATGCCACCAGGTGGGGTGCAAGACAAAGGGCTCTGTTCAGCAAAAGGCTGAAGAGGAAGTAAGGGGCAAGAGTGCAAAGGATGAGAAGTTCAAGAGCTAGCCTTTGCAAGAAAGCAGTATCTACAGGAAAGTCCTTTTTCTGGGCACCACTCTATATCGTTGCTTACAATGTTGGCCTAAATAGTTGTAATCTTAATTATTTTGGCCCCTTTGCACATAGCCTTAAATCATAAGCATTTCTCACGTTGTTATATTGTCTTCATGACTACTTGTGTTTTCAAaggctgctttatttttaataaaatgaaaatcaaaaataatatttaaaaaaaaagttttagggggGTCGGGCTGTGGCTGCACGGAGACTGTCTGGTGTTGAATCCTAGGCCAGCCCCAGCTCAAAGTCCCAGACCCAGGGGACACCAGAAGAAGCTAAAGGACTTGAGGTTCAGGAGCAGTCCTGCTGGCTGCTGCCTCTGCTGCTCTGCCTGGGCCCCTGCCACCTGAGGACTCAGGCCTAGTGTAGCCGGAGGAGCCCTACACGCTGCTGCCTGCCGGTGCTGCTGTAATATGAGCACCTTCTCCACAGttgtttagaaattaaaatgaaggaCAGTTCTTTGTCTAACCGAGATACCAACAAGCTAGAGGCCATTGCTCAGGAGATATATGTAGACCTAATAGAGGATTCTTGTTTGGGCCTCTGCTTTGAGGTACACCGGGCAGTCAAGTGTGACTACTTCTACCCAGAGTTCGAAGAAACTGGCAGCATGAAGGATTTTGGCACTCAGCCAGTAGAAGATAAAGGAGCGtgctgcctccagctttgctcccTTCCTGGAGAATCTGGGAATGGGCCCGATCAGCAGCTGCAACGCTCACCCAGAGAATTCTAGTAGCTGCACCATAAGAGAGTCAGAGGGTGACCAGGACAATAACATAGAATGGTCCTGTGGTTTGGAGAAGTTAGGTAtctaagtagaaaaagaaaaaaaaaaaaaaaaatcggacaAAAATCCCAATTTCCCATTGAAGATTCCAGCCTTTAAAAACCCAAagtgtaggggtacctgggtggcttagtcagttaaacagcagactgagatcatgatctcacggttcataaggtcaagccctgcatgggtcCCCACATAGGCCCctattgacagtgcagagcctgcttgggattctctctccctctttttctgtctgctcctcccctactctctctctctctctctctgtcactcaaaataagtaaacctaaaaaagaaaaaaaaaaacccaagtggaCAATTTAGGAATTTTGATCCTTTTATATTACCTGGAATCAGCTTTGAAACCCTGGGCAGGGAGAGCTGTGCATCCCAACACCATACCATGCAGGTAATCTCCACACAAGGAAGTGCACAAGATCTATTGTCTTCCATGCACAGTTGAGCATCTGTGTGCCCAGTGTATAAATCCTTTGGTTCCTCAGGCTTTCTATCTATCTGATGTCAGGGCTTTCTGGATAACTGATAGATGAACGTGGCTGATGGTCAGGCCTTTATCATTGGGCCTCAGTGGGACTGCTCCTCTGATCTCTGAGCCTGATTCGGACTTCCTCAAGACAAATGCAAGTCAGGTGAGAGATCTGGATATTAACAGTTCCAATTTgggaaaccaagaaaaagaattacAACTGAATCTGATAAGCaaagctctgtgatcttggctccaacaagaagaaaaggacaatGCTACCAGTTTCCAAAATATCTAGCATTTATAGTGACTTGAACAGACTTGGGGACAAGGGCAAATTTGCTGAACAGAGCCCTTTGTCTTGCACCCCACCTGGTAGCATAGGCTTGGCAAATGGACAACTTGGTTATCTAGGCAGGTTGAGGATTCAGTTATGATCCCCTGAAGAGGCAGCAGGGGCTTCTACAACTATGTACCATCTcttaaactgcaagatcatatcTGGATATATTATGCTGTGAACAACAGTTTTGTGGGGCAGTCATTTTCCTACTCTGGGTTGTTAGTTACCTAGCCAGTCCATGTGTCTGATTTGGTCATTATGCCAGGTCACTACCTGCCTTCCATGCCAGGGGCAGGCCTGAATTATAGAAGAGCATAATGGCTGTAGAGACTGTGGTTTGAAAGCTGAGCCCAGAAGGGACCTCTTCCAACTGCCCTCAATGTTAATAGGTTAGTACTAGGAGCCAAGGACCAAGGCTGGGTCTCTCATCTGATGGCAGTATCCTACTGAATGTCCCTGTTCCTTGGGTTGAGCAGTCGAAGCTCTGTTATGGTGAACATACAGACTGCCACCACCTGTTGTCCCTCATGAGGAGCAGCCCCTTTCTATTCAGTCCCTTTTGAACATTCTCGACAAGAGCTGTCCTTTTGTTGTCAGAAGTCAGGTAATGGGATAGGCAAGGATGGGAAATGTGAGCCACATATCAAAACTACCTTCCACTTTACTTCCTGATCAAGGGTTTATGAAGTGTAGAGGTGTGAGAGCCCCAAAGTGAGCGGGAACAGTGCTGCCttatttgaaatgtttccttAAACCTCATTCTGTGCCCCAGTAAGGGGCCCAGCCTCGTCTGTCTGGCTTGGCCCCATGTCCCCTGCTCCACTGCCCATCTGGTGTAGCTCATGACCCAGGTACTGCCTGCCACCCTGCTTTCATACTGACCAATTTCAATTCATCTCTCTTGATGCTCCTGCTTCTGAAGCCTGCCCAGTTTCCCTTTCCTTAgcttcttttaagtttttctttttcttgttccccgcccccacccttgTTCTTTTAGGAGATCCAGAGAAGAATCTTGCTGATAGGTTCCTCTGTTGGGATCAAGATGGGGAGACaaccagggtgcctgagtggcccagtagGTTCAACCTCTAACCCTTGATTCCTTCCTTCAGCTTTTGGCTCCAGTAgtggtctcacagtccgtgggatCGGGCCCTgactcaggctctgcactggcagcatggatcttgcttgggattctctctgtcctctctctctctttctctctctctctccccctacccccaccccgcttgtgctccccccacctcacttgtgcccctctccctcacttgtgtgctctctctctttcaaaataaataaataaacatttttaaaaattcttcaaaaaataaagatggggAGAGAACATAATTTTTTGTGTATGAAAGGCAGTATCATGCATAAGCATTGTTCCTATAGGACTGCCTTGCTAGATGCCTTCCTGCTGTGTCTTACTTCATAAGGAATTACATCTTCCCACCTCCATTTGGATACTGTCTCTTAGGACCTAAGTAGAAGACCAGGAAAGGCTGAATGACACACACAGGGATGGAGTGGGTACTAATCTATTTTCTCTAACCCCTGGGCATGTATCCTTCCTTACCTGAGAAGGAACTGTTTGGACTATATGGACTAATTAGTGTTACATATAGACTTTAAGGGAACCATAGTAATAGGCCTCAAGACTGTCTATTATTGTATTCTCCCCCTAAAATTGTCCAGGTCAGGGTTGAGGTGTAATTACAGACTGGTCTGTCAATCCAAGAATTGtgatcacttcttttttttttttttttttccaacgtttatttatttttgggacagagagagacagagcatgaacaggggaggggcagagagagagggagacacagaatcggaaacaggctccaggctccgagccatcagcccagagcctgacccggggctcgaactcacggaccgcgagatcgtgacctggctgaagttggacgcttaaccgactgcgccacccaggcgcccctgtgatcaCTTCTTAGAAAGGTAAACCTTGGCAAgagctaaaataattttaggtGTTCTGCCCTTGACTTTATAGACATATCCTTCTAAGGAGatacagaggaaaaggagagtCCAAGTAAATTTGGCCTACTTCCAAACAATGTCTGGGAAACAAGCTGAAAGTAAGGTCATGGTCCACTCTTCCTTCAGAGAGGGAGCTCTGATTGTGATATTACTGATTCCTTTCTGGTCTCTTGGTTAGAGGaggaagaagtagaaataattttgaaaaatcattggTTCATATTAACTCCctcttatttattgtttttggctTTTGCCCTCCCATTACTAGGGCAATAGTCCTAGGCCTGTCCTGGATGGGTAAGAGGTGGGCTAGGTAGAACAGGTTCCCTGAGGGGGACAAACTAACTCCTTTCTTCTCTGGGGAGTGAATGTTCCCCACATTATAGTTTACAGTGGTTAGGAACTTGCCCTTTCCCTACCCATCTTCCCTCTAATAGCAGAATTcctatccttccttcctcagtTAAGTATAGTGATCACCCTGTGATTCTATTATGtatctgaatgtgtgtgtgtgtgtgtgtgtgtgcacgtgcatgggGGGAAAGGGGgttctttacaaatttttgtaGTTTGTGACTTTTTCTGCCATACATTAGTTCCCACCACCGCATATCCAGGGGCCATTGCCTGGCATAATCACATCCTGGAACCATTAGGGAAGTGTTGTGAAACTCTCCACTGTCCTTTGTTTTGgagattattatttttgcatAAGTAGTTGATCCTATACAGATTGCTAACTGTCTATTCCCTTTGCCCCTATGGCTGCTGGTGTAAATAAACTGCATCTCCCCTTTGGTAAAAGtactaataaaatttttttaatagttaaaaaaataaataaatacataaataaaaataaaagttttattgcataccttttaataattttattaaaaaataattattttattaaaaatgttattaaaaataataattttattaaaaaagtttttttaatgtttttttttttcttcaatggggaaaaactgagagtttttcccctaaggtcagaaaaatgatagggatgtccattctcaccactgttgttcaacatagtactggaagtcctagtctcagcaatcagacaacacaaaggaataaaaggcatccagatcggcaaggaggaagtcaacctgtcacttttcgcagatgacatactactctatatggaaaacacaaaagattccaccaaaaaactgctagaactgatccatgaattcagcaaagtcgcacagaaatcggttgcattctatacaccaacaatgaagcaacagaaagagaaatcaaggaatcaatcccatttacaattgcaccaaaaaccataaaatacctaggaataaacctaaccaaataggtgaaaaatttacacactgaaaactatagaaagcttatgaaacaaattgaagaagacacacacaaaaaaggaaaaatattccatgctcatggattggaagaacaaatattgttaaaatgttgatactacccaaagcaatctacatattcaatgcaatccttatcaaaataacaccagcattcttcacagagctagaacaaacaatcctaaaagttgtgtggaaccagaaaagaccctgaatagccaaagcaatcctgaaaaagaaaaccaaagctggaggcatcacaatcccggacttcaagatgtattacaaagctgtaatcatcaagacagtatggtactggcacaaaaactgacacttagatcaatggaacagaatagagaacccagaaatggacccacaaacatatggctaactaatctttgacaaagcaggaaagaatgtccaatggaataaagaaagtctcttcagcaaaggGTGCTAGGAAAACttgacagcagcatgcagaaaaatgaacctggaccactttcttacaccatacacaaaaataaactcaaaatggatgaaagacctaaatgtgagacaggaagccatcaaaatcctcgaggagaaagcaggcaaaaacctctttgacctcagccacagcaacttcttaccatacaagtctccggaggcaagggaaacaaaagcaaaaatgaactattgggacctcatcaagataaaaagcttctgcacagcgaaggaaacaatcagctaaactaaaaggcaaccaacagaatgggagaagatatttgcaaatgacttagtagataaagggttagtatccaaaatctataaagaacctatcaaactcaacacccaaaaaacaaataatccagtgaagaagtgggcaaaagacatgaacagacacttttccaaagaagacatccagatggctaacagacacattaaaagatgctcaacatcactcatcatcagggaaatacaaatcaaaaccacaatgaaataccacctcacaccagtcagaatggctaaaattaataactcaggcaacagatgttggggaggaggcagagaaagaggatctcttttgcattgctggtgggaatgcaaactggtgcagccactctggaaaatagtgtggaggttcctcaaaaaattaaaaatagaactaccctatggctcagcaattgcactactaggtatttatccaaaggatacaaaaatactaattcgaagtggcacatgcaccccccaatgtttatagcagcattatcaacaatagccaaagtatggaaagatcccaaatgtccatcgacaaatgaatggataatgaagatgtggtatatatacacaatggagtattagttggcaatcaaatagaatgaaatcttgccatttacaactaaatggatggaactagagggtattatgctaaacgaaatgagtcagtcagagacagacaaatatatgacttcactcatatgtagaatttaagatacaaaacagatgaacataatggaagggaagcaaaaataatataaaaacagggaaggggacaaaacataagagactcttaaatacagagaacaaactgagggttgctggagtggttgggggtgggggtggggatgggctaaatgggtaaggggaattaaggaagatACTTGTTGGGAAGAGTACCAGGTGTTATACATatgggatgaatcactggaatctgctcctgaaatcattattgcactatatgctaactgacttagatataaatataaaacataagtaaataaataaaattttttaaaaaatgttttatttttgagagagaaagagacagagcacaagcagggaaggggcagagagagagggagacacagaatccaaaacaggctacaggctctgagctgtcagaccagagcccaacatggggctcaaacccacgaaccctgagatcactacCTAAGGTGAAGACCTATATGCTgcctttagcattttttaaaatactgacttttttttttaagtttatttactttgagagagagacacagagaccataagcaggtgaggggcagaaagagagggagggagagaatcccaagcaggcccagcactgtcagcacagagccggatcaggcatgacctgagccaaaatcaagaaccaaaTGCTTAACCgatgtgagccacccaggcatgtcTACTTGAtgttttatcttaaatatttctccACATCACTAAGAAttctttgtaaatataattttagcaGCTCCAAAATATTACATAAGAGAGGTGCTAGCGGTGactgggtacctcagtcagttaagctccaactcttgattctggctcaagtaatgatctcacggttcttgagtttgagccccacatcagggcatccctgcttgggattccctccctttctctctctacccatcccctaCTCGTGTTCAGGAgcacacgtgctttctctctctcccacacacctCCCGTTGCCAAAAAAAACCCAGTCTTTTCAGAATCTCTGAGCAAAGGCTATAGTAATCTACAAAagtattttccttcaaaaaataaatactgtctgGTAGCATAGAAGTCCCAGATTTAGGGAGAAGCAGGGACTTCCACACTTCACTCACTTTGATGTTTCCCAAGAACCTGAGAAACACACTTTTAAACTACTAAGTACCCCCATCTTGCAAGCCAGCAATGTTTTAGAGAGAGGTTTCCTGAAGGTTAGACGACATCAACAAAACATCTGTCTGGGTTTCCACAATTCCCCAGAGAGTATCACCCAAGATCACTTTACAGCTTTGAGGGGGGCTAGGCTCTCTAGGGGATTCCTCGAGGGATCACCAGTTCTAGCAGACAGCAAATGCAGCTTTGAGTTTTCTTGTTTGCACAGCCCTTGGTCCAGTTCCAAAATCTTTTCCCAGCCTTAGATCTCTCCCAACTCTCCCCCAGACTTTCACAACCTTGAGAGAAACTTCAGGTTTCCCATTTGTCTCTCTTGCCCTTGCCTGCTCGCTTGCTctagctcccccaccccctactccAACCTCACTCTTCCGCTCTGGTTCTTCCtagcctttcttcctttcctcccacctGCCTGACTCtgtctttcaagattttctttaagtttctcttttaatgctattctctctctctctctctctctctctctctctctctctctctttccctccctccctccttctttctcctctgagcGTTTGTATAACTTTCTTTCAA
This Lynx canadensis isolate LIC74 chromosome C1, mLynCan4.pri.v2, whole genome shotgun sequence DNA region includes the following protein-coding sequences:
- the LOC115520342 gene encoding ataxin-7-like protein 3B, translated to MKDSSLSNRDTNKLEAIAQEIYVDLIEDSCLGLCFEVHRAVKCDYFYPEFEETGSMKDFGTQPVEDKGACCLQLCSLPGESGNGPDQQLQRSPREF